The genomic interval TGGCGTGATTGCCGCCGGCGCGTTCCTCTTCAAACCGGCAGACGCTGTCAATGTGCCCGTGCCGAGCGAGCAGGGCACGCCCCTGCCGAGGGATGAACCGTTCGCGGAGAACCGGCCGTATGGCGCGATCGTCGACTACTACCTCAAGAGCGCGTCTGCCGGCCCGGTAACGATCGAGGTTCTCGATGGCGCCGGGCAGACGATCAGGCACGTCTCGAGCGCCGATCCGACGCCGGCCCGCGATCCGAACACGCTCAACATTCCCGCGCACTGGGTGTCCACGCCGGAACCGCTCTCGACGGCGGCAGGCACGCACCGTTGGATCTGGGATCTGAGAGCGGCGCCATCGGTCGGTGGTGGTGGGCGCGGTGCGGGAGTTGCCGGCGGCGGCGGTCGTGGCGGGGCCGGTGGCGGTGGTGGCCGGGGTGGCGCTGCGCTCTCGCAACCGGGGACGTACACGGTCAAGCTGACCGTCGACGGAAAGAGCTACACGCAGCCGTTGGTGGTGAGGCCGGATCCGCGGTTGCGATGACGGGATGAGACCTACACCGGCTGCGTCGGGCAGCCGGCGTACGTGCACCCGGGGAGCAGCCGTTCGCGCTTCATGATCACGCTGTGCGGCAGCACAAGGGTGTCCTCGCCCACGTCGGCGCCATAGAGCAGCACGCCCGCGTCGCCCACGCTCGCGCGGCGGCGAACCCTGACGCGGTCGATCTTGAGTACGCGGTCCTCGAAGGTGTGCGCCTGAAACTGGCAGCACACCGTCGCCTCGTCTTCGAACTGCAGCATGTCGGGATCGACCACCTGCGAGTAGCCGCCGCCGAGCACGACGTGCCGGCCGATCTGCATGCCCATCGCGCGCAGGTACCACGGCAGCAGCAGCGTGCCTTCAAGGTACGACAACGGGAACCGCGCGTACACCTGCCAGGCGACGAAGAAGAAATCCCACCGGCTGCACCAGCACGACCAGAGCGGATGCACACCGGGCCGCACGCGACCGAGCAATCCCCACTTGAGTGCGAACACCAGCAGACAGAACGCCGCGCCCGTGCCGAGCGTGACGAGCGGCATCACACCCCATAGCACCACGGCCGATGGCACCATGTCGTCGGCCGCGGCCAGCGTCTTCAGCCAGGCGAGGCCAACCAGCGCGGATCCGATCGGCAGGGCCGACCGCGCCGCCTCCCACAGCATCCGGTTGATGTAGCGGATCCACGACGGCTCGTGCGTCAGACTGCGGTCGACTTCGACGATCTCCCGCTTGACCAGTTCGAACGGCGGATGGCCGAACCAGGACGTGTGCGGCCGCATCAACTGGTCGTCGGCCCGCGTGCTGACGCCGACCAGGATGCCGTCCGGCAGATGCTGGCCGGATGGAATCACGGCGTGGTTCCCCGCGAACGAATCATCCCCGACGTGTGTCCGCGAGAGGGTCACGGTGCCGCGATGCACGAACGGTCCACCGATGTAGATGCCATCGGCGAAGAAGGTCTCTCCCCCGATCTCGACCAGTTCGGGCACCAGATCGAGAATCGTGCTGATCTCGCAGTTGGGACCGATGGTCATGCCCGTGAGACGGAGCCACGTGGGCCAGAACATCGTGCCGCTCAGCCATTCGCCGGCCTTGTGCACCAGACTCGTCTTCAGCCACACGCGAATGTACGCCAGGCTCCACCGGCTGATGACTCCCTCGGGCACGCGTCCGAGGGCGCGCATCAACCCGATCTCCAGCATGAGCGTCAACGGCGACGCGGCCAGGATCACGATCAGCAACGGAACCAGCCACGAGGCGCCAACCGTCGGCGCGTTCAACCACGCCACCACGTGCCGGGCCTCGACGCCCAGAACGCTGGCGGCGGCCACGGTCAGCAGCGCCAGCGGCACCAGGCGCAGCGCGGCAAACCCGGTGCGCGCCAGGATCATGAGGATGCCGTGCGATGCGGGCGACCACTCGTGCGATCCATCTGCGATCGACGGCCGAATCGCGGCCGCGCCCGCTGGTGCGGCTGGAACGCCGTCCCATCGCTCTCCACCTGGCACGCTCGCGCCACGCGGCAGGTACGACAGCGCGGCCAGTTGACTGTCAGGCGCCATGACGGCCCAGCCAGCGACACCGCCGCGGGTCTCGATCGTGACGCCCGAGCCGAGCGTCACGGGAGCGAGCACGACCTGCCCGTCCTCGTAGTCCACGACGTTGAGCGCCGCGTCCTGGCTGATCGTGACATCGTCTCCAATGTCCAGCAGATCCCATCCGCCCGACAGCAGGTTGACGCCCCGATGGATGTGCACGCCCTTGCCGATGCGGGCGCCGAGCGCGCGCAGCACCGTCTGCTGAAACAGGGTGGCCTCGAGCAGCCGCCACGGCACCAGCCGCACCGCCCGCTGCACGATCCAGTTGCGGACGTAGAACCCGCCCCACACCGGCGCGGTCAGCGGCTCATACTTCCCTATCAACACGCGCTTGATGGCGATCGCCGCGAGCGCCGCCAGTGGCGTGTAGAGGACCAGTGCCGCCATCGACAGCCACGGAGCCGCGAGGATGAACACGCCAAGGCCAAGGCGATTGACTACTGCTGGCGCGAGCGTGAATGTGATCAGATATGCCGCGGGCGACACGACCAGCAGGCCCGCAGTCAACCATGCGAGCTGAACGATGGTGGCGAAGACGGGACGTCCCTCGACACGTGGCGCGGAGGCCTCCCGCGGCGCCCCCTGGTGCGGGGCTGCGGCCACCTTGTGGGCCAGCCTGGCGATGGTCGGCGCGACGTACACGTCCCGGACGGTCACGCTCGCAGTGGACGGGTCGTCGCGCAACAGCGAGACAAGCATCGCCGCGTGCAGCGAATCCCCGCCGAGATCAGAGAAGAAGTCGTCGTGAATCGAGATCGGATCCTTGCGCCGGAGGACGTCGCGAATGGCCGCCTCGATCCGGATCTCGATCGGGCTCCGGGGAGTGGCCGCGGGCCGGTCTGCCACGCCATCGGCATGGCCGTTGCCGCCCGCCTCGAGGATCGGCAGCGCGGTCCGGCTCACCTTGCCGCCCACGGTCCTCGGCAGTGCCTTCAACACGCCGAAGCGGCTGGGCACCATGTAGGCCGGCAGCACGCCCCGGATGGCCGCTTTCAGTTCGTCCGCGGTCGGCACCGCATCGGGTCGCTCCGGCACCACAAACGCCACCAGTGTCTGTCCGGCTTCATCTTCCTGCACGCGGCACGCGGCTTCGCGAACGCCCGGGCATTCTGACAACCGCGTCTCGATCGCCTCGAGTTCCACGCGGTAGCCCCTGATCTTCACTTGCCCGTCGATCCGGCCGTGATAGAAGAAGAGGCCGTCGGGTTGGCGCGTGGCTAGATCGCCGGTGCGGTAGATGCGGCCGTGCGTCGGGTGATGCGGGAAGCGTTCCGCTGTCAGCGCCTCCCGATGGCGATACCCTCTTGCCAGCCCGATGCCGGCTATGCACAGCTCGCCCTTGACGCCATCGGGAACCTGTTCGAGGTGCTCATCCAAGATGAACGCCTGAAGTCCGGGCACGGGACGGCCAATCGAAATCGGGTCGCCCGCCCGAATCTCCGTGCGGATGGCGGTCACGGTGCACTCGGTGGGTCCCCAGCCATTGATCAGGAGGCGGCCGGGAGCCCATCGATCGGCCACGTCCCTGGGCAACGCCTCGCCGCCGACGTAGACGAACCGAAGGTCGGGCAGTGCGGTCAACGGGTCGGCGCATCCCATCGCGCGAAGCATCGTGGGCGGCGGACAGAGCACCGTGATGTGTTCGCGCTGCAACCACGCCACCAGATCCGGCCCAAGCCTTGCCGTGTCTTCGTCCATCACCACAAGCGTGGCGCCCACCGCCCAGCCCAGCCAGATCTCCTCGACCGAGGAGTCGTAGGCCGACGAGGAGTTCTGCGACACGCGGTCGGCCGAGGACACGTTGAGTTCGTCGATGTCGGCAGCCACGAGGTTCGCGGCGCTGCCGTGCTCGATCATGACGCCCTTGGGCCGTCCCGTCGTGCCCGAGGTGTAGATCACGTAGGCGAGATCCCGGGGCGTCACCCACGCCGGCGCTCCTGCCGATGCGAAGGGCAATCCCTCCTGGCGGCACCAGTCGACCACGTCGATCGTCAAGCCCGGATCGAGCCCGCACGTCACGGCGCGCTCAGCTCCGTCGCGGTCGGTGAGCAGCGCGATCGCGTTCGAATCGCGCAGAATCTCCTCGGCCTGGGCATCGGGGAACGCCGGATCGATGCACGCGTACGCGGCGCCTGCCTTGAGCACGGCCAGCTGGGCCACATACAGATGTTCGGAAGTGCGAGGCAGCTGAATTGCGATAACGCACTCGCCCGACGTGCGCTGGCGAAGCGCTGTGGCCAACGCGTCTGCCTGCTCGTTGAGTTGAGCGTAGGTGACGAACCGTCGCTGCGGCCGCCCGAGGCCCGGCGGCACTTCAACCGCGACATGGTCCGGCCAGCGTATCGCGGCACGTTCAAAGAACTCGTGCAGCAGTTCAGGGTGCCGACGCGGCCCGGACGTCGAGTCCACGACCGGCAGGGGCGACAGATCGCTGTGGACTCGATGACTCATGAAGGACGCTTGATTATACGGCATGATGACGCTTCATGAACGCCTCACTGTGGTACCATTCGCACCGCCTCCATCTGGCTCGACGGGATGCCGTCACGCCATGACACGTCTGAGGAGAATCGACCTCGCACCGGCTGCACCTCTGAGGCGATTCGACGTCACATCATTTTCGGGGAGCGCTGACATGAGAAGACTGTTTCTACTGACAGCCCTCGGGATCGGTCTGGTCGCGACGGCGATCGTCGGAGCCGGGCAGGGTCCCGGCGGCGGTACGGACCGTCTGACGGCCGACCTGCTCAAAGGCTTCGAACTGCGCAGCATCGGGCCCGGCATCGCCACCGGACGCATAGCCGACATCGCGATCGACGCGAAGAACCCGTCGGTGTGGTACATCGCTTCGGCCTTCGGCGGTCTGTGGAAGACGACCAACCGGGGCGTCACGTTCAATCCGATCTTCGACGACGGCGGATCTTTTTCGCTCTGTTGCGTGGTGATCGATCCGAAGGACTCGAACACGTTATGGCTCGGGACCGGCGAGCACAACAGTCAGCGCAGCGCCCACTTCGGCGACGGCGTCTACAAGTCGATCGACGGCGGCAAGACCTGGAAGCGCATGGGGCTTGCCACGTCTGAGCACATCGGACGGATCGCCATCGATCCTCGCAATACGAGCGTGGTCTACGTGGCGTCTCAAGGCCCGCTGTGGTCGGCCGGCGGAGAGCGCGGACTCTACAAGACCATCGACGGCGGAGCCACGTGGACAGCGGTCCTGACGATCAGCCCGGACACCGGCATCACCGATGTCGTGCTCGACACCAGGAATCCGGACATCGTGATCGCGGCGGCGTATCAGCGGCGGCGGGCGGTGGGCCAGATGATCGGCGGCGGTCCGGAAGGCGGGATCTTCAAGTCGACCAACGCCGGCAAGACGTTCACCAAGCTCACCAAGGGCCTGCCAACGGGCGACATGGGGCGGGTCGGCCTCGCCATTGACGGACGAAAATCGCCGGCGACGCTGTTTGCGATTGTGGATGCGAAGCGCGACGAGGCGGGATTCTACCGGTCTGACGATCTCGGCGCGACCTGGTCGCGAATCGGTCACATGACGCCGCCAGCCGGTCGGGGCGGCGGCGGTGGCCGGGCAGCTGCCGCGGGCGGCGCGCAGGCGGCGGCCACTCCTCCGGCAGGAGCGGCCGGGGCGCAGGCAGCGGCTGCCCCAGCGGGCGCGGCCGGTGCTCGAGCCGCGGCCGGTAGAGGACGCGCAGCGGCAGGAGCGCAGGCGGCGGCCGCTCCGGCGGCCGGCCAGGCAACTCCAGCCCGCGACGACTGGTATCGCGGCGGCGGCGCACAGTACTACCACAAGCTGTTTGTCGACCCGTGGCGGCCAGATACGATCTACTCGATCAACGTGAACATGGAACGCAGCACCGACGGCGGCAAGAACTGGCTGCGGACGGGCTGGGAGAACACGGGCGTTCACGTCGACCACCACGTGCTCACCTTTGATCCCTCCGACAAACGCCACATGCTGCTCGGCAACGACGGCGGCGTCTACGAATCCTACGATGAGGGCGCAACCTGGAGGTTCTTCACGAACCTGCCGGTGACTCAGTACTACCGCGTGTCGACGGACAACTCGAGCCCGTTCTACCGCGTCTGCGGCGGCGCGCAGGACAACTGGTCGCATTGCGGGCCATCGCGGACCCTGAATCGCTGGGGCATCCGCACGAGCGACTGGTTCATCGCCGCCGGCGGCGACGGCTTCCAGAGCCGCAACGATCCGGAAGATCCCAACATCGTGTACGCCTCGTCGCAGGATGGAAACGTGAGTCGTTACGACGTGTCGACGGGTGTCTCGAAGTCGATCCGGCCGCCGCAGTCGCGCGGCTCCGGCCGGGGCGGCAGCAGCGGCGGCGACGATGCCATGGCAGGCGGCCAGCCTCCCGTGGTTCAGCCTCCTGCGGGCCAGCCTGGGGCGGCGCCGGCAGGCGGACGCGGACAGGGCGGCGGACGCGGCGGGGCCGCCGGCGGCGATCGCGCCAACTGGGACGCACCGTATATCATCAGTCCGCATTCATCGAAACGACTGTACTGGGCGAGCAACAAGCTCTATCGCAGTGACGATCGCGGCGATACCTGGACGGCCGTAAGCGGCGATCTCTCGCGCAACCTCAATCGCGACGAGATCCCGATTATGGGCAAGCTGTGGCCCGCAGACTCGGTTGCACGAAACACATCGAGCACGGCGCTCAGCAACATCGTGTCACTCGATGAGTCGCCGCTGCTCGAAGGCTTGATCTACGCAGGCACAGACGATGGGCTCGTGCAGGCGACTGAGGACGGCGGAAAGAACTGGCGCAAGATTGACCAGTTCCCTGGGGTGCCACAGTGGACCTACGTGTCCGACGTGTTCGCATCGCCACGCGACGCCAACGTCGTATTCGTCACGCTCAACAACTGGCAGCGCGGAGACTTTAAGCCATACGTGGTGAAGAGCGCCGACCGCGGGCGCACATGGACCAACATCGCTGGCGACCTGCCGGACCGTCACGACGTGTGGTCGATCATTCAGGATCACGTCAACGGCGACCTGCTGTTTGCGGGTACTGAGTTTGGCCTCTTTGTCAGCGTGGATGGCGGGCGGCACTGGACGCAGTTCAAGGCCGGGATCCCGGTCATCCAGGTGCGTGACATGACCGTGCAGCGCCGCGAGAACGACCTCGTGCTGGCGACGTTCGGTCGCGGCTTCTACATCCTCGATGATTACAGCGCCCTCAGGGACGTCAACGCGAAGACGCTCGCCGAAGACGCGCACCTGTTCCCGCTGCGGGACGCGTATTCGTTCAGCCAGACCGGGATGGCGCCCGCCGGCACCGCCGGCATCGGATCGCTGTCGGGAAACTGGACGACGCCGAATCCGCCGTTCGGCGCGGTGTTCACGTACAACGTCAGCAGGGACATGCCCGCCGACGCCAAGCTCGTGTTGACGATCACCGATGAGACGGGCAAACAGGTCCGCCGGCTCGACCTCGAGAAGACGGCCGGCTTGCGGCGCGTGGTGTGGAATCTGCGCGGGGAAGCCCCGGCGGCACCGGCGCGGCCGGGCGATGCGGAGACGACGGACGGAGACAGCCAGGTGCCTCAGGGAGTTGTCCCGATCCAGTCAGTCGGCCAGATCGGCAGCACGGGCCAGGCGGGCGGGCGTGGCCAGGCGGGTGG from Acidobacteriota bacterium carries:
- a CDS encoding amino acid adenylation domain-containing protein, with the protein product MSHRVHSDLSPLPVVDSTSGPRRHPELLHEFFERAAIRWPDHVAVEVPPGLGRPQRRFVTYAQLNEQADALATALRQRTSGECVIAIQLPRTSEHLYVAQLAVLKAGAAYACIDPAFPDAQAEEILRDSNAIALLTDRDGAERAVTCGLDPGLTIDVVDWCRQEGLPFASAGAPAWVTPRDLAYVIYTSGTTGRPKGVMIEHGSAANLVAADIDELNVSSADRVSQNSSSAYDSSVEEIWLGWAVGATLVVMDEDTARLGPDLVAWLQREHITVLCPPPTMLRAMGCADPLTALPDLRFVYVGGEALPRDVADRWAPGRLLINGWGPTECTVTAIRTEIRAGDPISIGRPVPGLQAFILDEHLEQVPDGVKGELCIAGIGLARGYRHREALTAERFPHHPTHGRIYRTGDLATRQPDGLFFYHGRIDGQVKIRGYRVELEAIETRLSECPGVREAACRVQEDEAGQTLVAFVVPERPDAVPTADELKAAIRGVLPAYMVPSRFGVLKALPRTVGGKVSRTALPILEAGGNGHADGVADRPAATPRSPIEIRIEAAIRDVLRRKDPISIHDDFFSDLGGDSLHAAMLVSLLRDDPSTASVTVRDVYVAPTIARLAHKVAAAPHQGAPREASAPRVEGRPVFATIVQLAWLTAGLLVVSPAAYLITFTLAPAVVNRLGLGVFILAAPWLSMAALVLYTPLAALAAIAIKRVLIGKYEPLTAPVWGGFYVRNWIVQRAVRLVPWRLLEATLFQQTVLRALGARIGKGVHIHRGVNLLSGGWDLLDIGDDVTISQDAALNVVDYEDGQVVLAPVTLGSGVTIETRGGVAGWAVMAPDSQLAALSYLPRGASVPGGERWDGVPAAPAGAAAIRPSIADGSHEWSPASHGILMILARTGFAALRLVPLALLTVAAASVLGVEARHVVAWLNAPTVGASWLVPLLIVILAASPLTLMLEIGLMRALGRVPEGVISRWSLAYIRVWLKTSLVHKAGEWLSGTMFWPTWLRLTGMTIGPNCEISTILDLVPELVEIGGETFFADGIYIGGPFVHRGTVTLSRTHVGDDSFAGNHAVIPSGQHLPDGILVGVSTRADDQLMRPHTSWFGHPPFELVKREIVEVDRSLTHEPSWIRYINRMLWEAARSALPIGSALVGLAWLKTLAAADDMVPSAVVLWGVMPLVTLGTGAAFCLLVFALKWGLLGRVRPGVHPLWSCWCSRWDFFFVAWQVYARFPLSYLEGTLLLPWYLRAMGMQIGRHVVLGGGYSQVVDPDMLQFEDEATVCCQFQAHTFEDRVLKIDRVRVRRRASVGDAGVLLYGADVGEDTLVLPHSVIMKRERLLPGCTYAGCPTQPV